In Brachyhypopomus gauderio isolate BG-103 chromosome 18, BGAUD_0.2, whole genome shotgun sequence, the sequence CCCGACAGCACCACGGAGAACTGGGCCACTTACTTCCCCAACCGCGGCGAGGGCAAGAGCGCCGTGCACAAGCACCGCTGCAGGGACTACGACGGTGAGAGAGCCCGCACGGAGCCGGTCCGCTCCTGCCCCGGCCCAAACCACACCGGGTTGTGGAGTGGGCTTTAACTGGTTTGGAGGTAAACTGTGCCGTAAGTGTGGTGTCGGTGACTCGGATACTTTGGGGCCGTGAGTATGTTCTgggctgtggtggtggtgaggtatTCACCGTTTGCGTAGAACCTACTAGAATTCAGTGCTTGCTGAGTGTTTGGGATCATGTGGTGTAGACTGCAAACGTATTCTGTGTGAAACAATACAGATTAGGGTCGTGTGTTTTGGAGGAGGAATGCGGTTCTGGCTGTATCCGACAAACACAGCAAATTGGATATTGTTGTTTGTGTTGGCCTGGCGATAAAGCTACCTGGCACCGCTAATGACCATCGCTAATGACTTTTGTGTCGTCGCATCTCTACCCGACTCTTTACGGGGGGGCTGTTTCACACAGCACGGGTCTCTAAGGGCCCTTCCTAAAGGGGTGGTGTGTATATTTACCCGACAGCCTCCCCAGAGGCAGGGGTATTTTTCACACTGGTGGGAGTTGGCTGACTATTGCCCACTGGGACTACAGCTGGGGCTTAACCAAGCCGCTTAATGATGTCTTAATCGCCTGGTGATtgagctgaggaagaggaggcttTGAGGATGATGGCAGTGGGCTGGATTAGTGTTGCCATGGCGCTCACAGACACAATGGATCGTTGTTTAATATGtccttaatatatatatatataaatataatatgcGTCTGAGCAATGGTTTTATGCTTTTTGGTTCTGCTTTTGTTTTTCAAGACATTTGTAATTGGTTAATTAGCATTCGTTAAATTGTGACTGCATGTGCATATATATAATCTcacaagttaaaaaaaaaaaacttaaaggtcttttttttttttaggtatgTTGCAGCAGATTTCATCGTGCTGCAACATAGTCTGAATAAATAAGATTAAGACAAATGAAATTTTACTTTGATCTTATAATAAGGATTAGTCAGATACTTCGTTACAGGAATACAGATCATAACTGCAAAACTTCCTTCTCCCACCTGACCTGTCTGAACGAAACCTGatttctcctcctccccagaGAAAGGATTCTGCGTGCGTGGCGACCTCTGCCCTTTCGACCATGGCAACGACCCTCTGATCGTGGACgacgtctccctctccctgcccaCCATGATCCCCTTCCCTCCGCCGGGCATGCCGCCCGCCCGCGTGCCCATCCCCCCCATGACGGAGCCGCCACCCCGCATGCCCATGCCCATACCCCCCCACGGACAGCCCCCGCCGCCGGGCATCTACCCCATGACGGGTGAGTACAGCGGGCACCGgcgtggtgggtgggggggcggTTCTGTCCTGGACATCCAGGGCCTCCCAGGGGGGGAAGCCCCCTGACCGCTACAATACGAAGGCCAGATTCAGTGGACGTTTTTATCATATTTCATAAAGGAATGAACGCTTCTGATGAACGCATCAGTGGTGATCATCTACAGTgtggattttttttccttttttaaaatgttttattttaaagcATGCATTGTTTAGCTGTGTGGGGGTTTGTTTACTGTGATTAAGAGGCCTGAAGTCCTGACCTTTGCGATGAGGAATCGATCCCCAGGGTAAACCTCAAAAACATCTTTTGTGCATCATTCACAGAAGCTTTGGGATGTTTGTCAGACACATTGCGTCACAATAGCAGACAGGGACAAAAATGACTTTGTAGAATGTCACACTGCATAATTACAGGatgtcattttttttttgtctgtaaCTTCAGCCCCAGGCAACTAACCAAAAGTCCCCTCAAACCATTTTTAATTACTCTGAATGCTGAATAAAACAGTTTTTTGCATAGATCTTTCAGGAGTCACCAATAAATATGGCGATGCCAGGAGGTACCTCGTATCGTACGCTCACATGGTACTGTCACATGTTAAACTGGCTTGCTAGCTGCATAGATCCTATATGCAGACTTTGAAGTGCTCCAGGCCTCATGCAAATCAGTCGTCTGCATAAGAAAAACAGTAGATTTGAAGCATGGCTGAGTTTGGACTTGTGTCCCACATAGGACCTCCTCTGGTCCCCGCCAGCGGGATGGAGACTCCACCCCATCCGAGGACGAGCAACTCCTCCCCTCTGGCCCCGCCCGGAGTGGgcccgcctcctcctcctcctcctcctcctccctccacctcttcttccgcacccctccaccctcagtACACTCTGTCTGAATGTAAGCCACTGctccttcacctgtctctcagtCTGCAGTGGTACTGTCCTCCATCTTCGCTGCCTTGTTATACGAACAATTGTGGGGTTGGgcagtttttgttgttttttttatttgttttataacAAGAAATCTCATTAATCTTCCACTTGTCCAGGTTGTGGTTGAGAAGGCATTAATTTGCTGGAGTGGTTTTAGCCCTCGAGCTTCGGGTCCGAGTTCACTAATGGCTCTAATCCTCAGTTATTACCCGATTACCTGAACCGTAAGAATTCAGCAAAGTGAATTGGTAGAATGTCACCGCAAATATGGTGGTTGAGCTGTGaagtctttttatttatttgtttattattgaatCAGTTTGAAGTGACCGTTCGTGTCATGTTAAATTGACTGGCTAGATTTTTGCTGCTGTTTGTAGTTCATAGTTCAAAGTTAACACCTGGTCATCATGCAGTTAGAAACCCCTTTATCTCCCCACACTTGGATTACATGGAAAATTGTGTAAAATTGGCTTTAATTAGAAACAATACAGTAGCTTGTCTACTGCAATACCCTGCTGTGTACTAAGGTTTCTATACTAGATGTCAACCAGCATATGTACGTTTATTTGGATCCACTTTGTTTTATATGAAGTTTGGATAAAGATGCAAGTCCACAAAGGATAAGTCATGGTTCTGTAGTGTGGTTCTGCCTTTAACAGGCATGAAGTCCCATTTTGAAATCATGGTACAGGTTTTACTGTCTGAGGGGAGCATTTCTGTCAGGCAACCACGTTTATCAGCTGTGCCTCTTGGGTAAAAGGGAGCACACGCCAAGTAAATATTTGGCTGTTAAAAATGGAGAATGTGATTATATAATGTGTCGGAGTGTTCAGCAGAGCCCTTCACATAGTGTTGACTAATATTTGTCTTTGAAACATGTAATGACTGTTTTTCACCAGTTGGTGGTGCTCTTGGCACTTTTTACTCTGAGGAACACCATGGCACATTCCAGTTTCTTGCAAATACTCTCAAAAGGCAAAGTGGGGGAAAAAATTGGTTCCTAACATGTGAATGAAATCTTGTGAATGTCTGATATCTGTATGTCTGACTATTCAGTTTGAAGTTTCCTTGATAATTTTCTTCACATTTCTAGTTGGTCAGAACTTTGTGATAATTTGTTTTGTGTCTTTGTTGTCTCTGTGTTTGCTGCAACAGATAACTACGATCCTGAGGCATATAACCCAGAGTCCCCAGGCTTGACCGGGGCGGGCCGGACCCAGTACCGGCAGTTCATCCCCCGCATTCAGACGCAGAGGTCCAACCTCATTGGCTTAACCTCCGGTGACGGACAGACCTCACGGGGTATGGCATGCCTCCTCCCCCTACTCCTGCCCCGCCTTccccatttcactcataaagcatttctttctttcatatatttttttattctgaGCCAGTCACAGTGTTGAATTATTCACTGTTTAACATTCATGAACATTAAATGttaaaattaataaaattaatTTAGATACCAAACTGTACTGTGCAAATAGAATCCTCAGTCCCTCTCGGCTCTTGTCAAATTCCTCGATGCGGCACTGGAGAGAAGGAGACGAGATGACGGAGCAGCCGTTCTCTTCACAAAGCCATTTTTTCCTTCTCGTTGTTTAGCGGCGAACATCGTGATCCAGACCGAGCCGTCGCTAGCCAGCCCGTCGGGCAGCGAGGGGCGCTTCGGTGCAGAGCCCGAGACCAGGAAGAGGCACCTGTTGGGCTCCGGTGAAGGCCCTCTGGCCAAGAAACCCTGGATGGTAGACAAGTAAGTGTCTCCTGTGTCTGTGATGCACCAGGAATAGGGGCACGGCTGTTTTAAGTCTACACACCCCGTGAGGGATATTCTGGAATGTTCTTTTCCTGCTTGGCTTTCCCAATGAGTGTTTTATGTGCTGGACAGTGGTGATGTGAAATTGGCGGTGGTACGCTCCTCAGActcctgcacatacacacacgcacagagccAAGCAAACACTGTTCATGATGAAAGCCCTTCCTGActctggtttgtttgttttctgagTGAGATTGGTTAGGCGTGATATTGACTGTCCCACTACTAGAGCCCCAGTGTTTGTGGAGGTGGTTGGCTTGAGATGACCAGAAAGCAAAATTGGTCTTGTTAAAGATTTCGttggaaagagaaaaaaacttaAAGGCAAGTCCTAGAGAGAGTTTCAGCTGACCCAAGTCTCCGTTCATGAGTTCGATGGGTCATCTATGAAGACCGGTAGTCTGCAGGGCAAGCGGCCGTAGTTAAACTAACATAATTTGTAAATGACTAAGCATGTTTTAATCTTGAGATTGAGCTTAAAGACTCTGTTGTGGTGACATCCCAGTATTCCGAAAAGTTGGATAAAATGGCTCCAACCAGTTAATTCGATTTTATTAAATTTTTTGTTAATTTTGAAAATGTTCATGGATGGAAAGTGGTCAGGTGTTGTTAAAACTGAGGTAGCCCTGCTGTGTGCTCCCCGCCTTCACAGTGATGGAATgcaaatgaaacaaaatgttctcAGAGTCAAACGCACTTCCTTGTGGCCTCCTCAGCCTGTACCTGGAACAGGAGGTGCAACACGGGCCGCTTGGTTTCAGACTCAGTTTCCGTGCCCCTCCTAATCCCAGAACAGGGGTCTTGCGTTGCGACTTGCTCTAACCTCACTGCCACTCCTCCCCCCCAGGCCAAATTTCAACAGCCAGCACAAGGCTGCCTTCCCCAAGAAGAACCACTACGCCAACACAAAGCTGGAGGTGCGCAGAATTCCCAGAGACCTCAACAACATAACCAAGCTCAACGAGCACTTCAGCAAGTTTGGGACGATCGTGAATATCCAGGTACTTCCggttttcatttgttttcattttaatttttCAGTTTGCAGTTCAGCTGACCGATGTCCCAGCAAGATGCATTACAATTGAGTTGTGGTTTGCGTTTTGTTGTATTACGTGTTGTGGGTGTGCTCCTAGCTTTATTTTATACAATGCAACGTCATTATTGTCGATTTTGTCTCTGGTTCCGGTGTTGTGGAAGGTGGTGTTTGGAGGTGACCCGGAAGCAGCCCTGATCCAGTACACCGCTAACGAGGAGGCCCGGCGGGCCATCTCCAGCATTGAGGCTGTGCTCAACAACCGCTTCATCAGGGTGTACTGGCACAGAGATTCCCCGCCCACAGCCCAGGAGCACGGCCCCAGCCAAAGCACCGGCCTTGGGCCCcagcaccccccaccccacaaggTCAGCAGGACATGGGGCACTAGTTGGGAGTCTGGGTTTGGTTGAATGCGGCTTTCGGGTTTGTTTTGCGAATTAGAGGGGGATCTACATTCGTTCCAGGTTGTTACTGTGCGATTCTAATCCAAGATGTAGAAGGCAAAATGCTACATTTATGATCGTCACATTTCTGCATGTTGGGCACAGGCGTGGTGTAGCTCCAGATTTAACATGAACTCAAATGACATGCTGCCCTGACAACCAAAAAAAGCACattacatttgtaattgtgaATACCTGTGGAATTAACAGTAATCAATCACTCAATTGATCGCAGGAGCCGAGACTTCCTAATGCCGTTCTGGGTAACAATAAAAACATATCCCGCATTGTCGGGTCACTGGGTTCAGTTAATCTGGTGATGATTCCGCAGTGTAAGTGCTGGTGCTTGTATTTGTCCTCAGGTCATCAATAAGCAGCACAGCCCGGGGGCTTATGTGCTAAACAAGACCCACCCCAAACCTCACGCCGCCTCTGTTACACCTGCACCGGCCGCCTCCGACCCACTCAGCCCCGGGACCGAGTCCCTATCGGTAAGATCAGGAACGCGTGTGTAGGTTCCCAAAAGCCGCTTTTAAAGCGCGTGAACTAACAAACCCCCGCTCTGCCTCGACGTGTTTTTAGGCTGCGACACCAGCCTGCAACCTCCAGAAGGGGCCGTGCGCGCGGATGGTCCTGAAGCCCCTCCCCAAGGCGCCGGGGAAGGCGGCCAAAGCCCTCGAAGCTCATGAGGTTTATAAGAAGAAGCATGTAAGGTCCTTCCCTCCCCCTGCAGTCACCTCCTCCACCGCCCGTCACAAACCCCAGCATCCTTATGGGCTGGTGTGAATGTCCTCATGGTTTTCCCTCTGCTGTCGTTCAGGAGGCGTTGAAGCTACAGCAAGACATGAGGAAAAAGAAACAAGAGATGCTTGAAAAACAAATAGAATGTCAAAAGGTAAGAGGCCTTCGTATAACTGGTAGAAGTGCAGCTTAAATGGCTCATGAGAGTcgcacatttacattacatgcaaaatgtaataaaacaaaAGTCATAACTATAGCTGCTCGATTTTTTTCCAGGTGCTGATAAATCGTCTGGAGAAGAACCGGGGCATGCGGCCAGAGGAGAGGGCCAACATCATGAAGACCCTGAAGGACCTCACCGAGAAGATCTCTCAACTGAAGAACGAGATCAGCCCCACCACCCCGACCGTGGCCAACGCCGCTCCGGCCAACGCCGCTCCGGCCAAGACCAAAACAGACGTAAGCAGCTCGCTATGCCGGGTACGTTGGCGACCCACGTTTGCTATCGGCTACAACTTCATCACCATCCTTTGCCGATCCTTCTAAACAATTATGACAGTATCGTTTCAGTTTGCAGTTAATGGAATTCTATGCTTTCCCAGCCAGTGGGATTGTTGGTGGATGGATTGCGCCGTGTATCTACCagtcccccgtccccccccagttCCTGATCTAACCAGGTCTTGATGGAGTTTCGCTGTTTGTGTTTGATCTGAAGGCACAGAAGGAGCTGCTGGATGCGGAGCTGGACTTGCACAAGAAGCTCACGTCGGGAGAAGACACCACGGACCTGAAGAGAAGACTTGGTCAGCTGCAAGTGGAGGTGACTGCTCAGGTTGATTCCAACCATATTACACCAAATCCTTACACAATTACTTTTAAAGACGCGTCTGAATGGTGCTCAAACTTTGAGTCATCATTTCATGATGATCGTTTGTTTTTGTGAGGTATTTACATCTAGTCCTCAAGTCTAAATCGCTTCCTTATTTTATAATCTGGAAATCAACTTCCAGGGAAGGGTGGGAAACCCTGCAGTGTGTTGGCTTTTGGGGGGGCTGTCCTTTGGTCCTGCTGTTCGACCTGCTCGGCTTATATAAAGAGCAGAGAGGAGTTAATAGCAGAGAAGAAAGCAGGATGTGTCTTCACTGCACCAAAGCTAACCACGCCAGCACTTTGCTTGCCCCCCATGTTGGTGTGGGCTTCATTAAAGAATCATGCCCAGCTTGATTTCTCCCTTAAATGAGATGCGGGCGTCAGCATTCCAGGCTGAGACCCgaggtgaaggggggggggggggggggttggatgcCTCTACCTTCACCTGTATCCTACGCTGACTTTATTGTAGTACACACACCTTGCAACTACACTCTCTGGCCACTTTAAGGTACACACATCTGGTAGGTGCATGTTTGCTGGTGTGAAGTAATACAGTGCAGCTCGGGGGTGGGCAGTTAATTTTCCtgaggggccacatgagaaactgGAATAGTTTTAGAGGCAAAAgccaaagaaaatgaaaaaagttCGAATTCTCCACTTTGTTTTGCTGCTAAGGCTCCAGGTTCTTCACGATTCGTCTCGTTGCGGTTCGCCTGGAGAGGGACACATTTGCAAACGCGTCCTCTTCCTCAATGAACGCACCTCCAAACGTTCTTTCACCAACTCCCCATCAGAGAATGGCTTGCTGTTTCTCGTGGTTCTGTGAGATCACGGAGCTGGTGCTGACTGCTGCATCTCTGGATGTGCAGTTTCAGTGGC encodes:
- the rbm27 gene encoding RNA-binding protein 27 isoform X1, with product MIIDNVDALKSWLARLLEPICDADPSALANYVVALVKKDKPEKELRALCADQLDVFLQKETTGFVDKLFECLTTKNYLGNPPAKEGPKEEMRPPAQKPDEKEEASHVEDDRESRRRRSPLRNRPEFNESRSRDERRRDERKRREVERHGKGGEPHRERDRHERRGATSRGRSRSRSRSGSRGRSREREHGPRREHRCKFEQERKDPEPYTPLPPGPPGNPHHQQKQHPAPLLPLPRPQPHFPPSGSPVGVPIAATAPTHLPDSTTENWATYFPNRGEGKSAVHKHRCRDYDEKGFCVRGDLCPFDHGNDPLIVDDVSLSLPTMIPFPPPGMPPARVPIPPMTEPPPRMPMPIPPHGQPPPPGIYPMTGPPLVPASGMETPPHPRTSNSSPLAPPGVGPPPPPPPPPPSTSSSAPLHPQYTLSEYNYDPEAYNPESPGLTGAGRTQYRQFIPRIQTQRSNLIGLTSGDGQTSRAANIVIQTEPSLASPSGSEGRFGAEPETRKRHLLGSGEGPLAKKPWMVDKPNFNSQHKAAFPKKNHYANTKLEVRRIPRDLNNITKLNEHFSKFGTIVNIQVVFGGDPEAALIQYTANEEARRAISSIEAVLNNRFIRVYWHRDSPPTAQEHGPSQSTGLGPQHPPPHKVINKQHSPGAYVLNKTHPKPHAASVTPAPAASDPLSPGTESLSAATPACNLQKGPCARMVLKPLPKAPGKAAKALEAHEVYKKKHEALKLQQDMRKKKQEMLEKQIECQKVLINRLEKNRGMRPEERANIMKTLKDLTEKISQLKNEISPTTPTVANAAPANAAPAKTKTDVSSSLCRAQKELLDAELDLHKKLTSGEDTTDLKRRLGQLQVEVTAQAKRLGLLPVGRAKPTLTPTRGRGRGRGRSARGRGAGSHMVVDHRPRALAILGVTQEEKEELMPHFVKFGEIEELRDQDATSVVMTFKTRSEAENAANQGAKFKGRVLQISWYKPKTPSISTEPEEEESKEESTMEPVSPFLLPEEEEEDDDEDDENESRSWRR
- the rbm27 gene encoding RNA-binding protein 27 isoform X2 — protein: MIIDNVDALKSWLARLLEPICDADPSALANYVVALVKKDKPEKELRALCADQLDVFLQKETTGFVDKLFECLTTKNYLGNPPAKEGPKEEMRPPAQKPDEKEEASHVEDDRESRRRRSPLRNRPEFNESRSRDERRRDERKRREVERHGKGGEPHRERDRHERRGATSRGRSRSRSRSGSRGRSREREHGPRREHRCKFEQERKDPEPYTPLPPGPPGNPHHQQKQHPAPLLPLPRPQPHFPPSGSPVGVPIAATAPTHLPDSTTENWATYFPNRGEGKSAVHKHRCRDYDEKGFCVRGDLCPFDHGNDPLIVDDVSLSLPTMIPFPPPGMPPARVPIPPMTEPPPRMPMPIPPHGQPPPPGIYPMTGPPLVPASGMETPPHPRTSNSSPLAPPGVGPPPPPPPPPPSTSSSAPLHPQYTLSEYNYDPEAYNPESPGLTGAGRTQYRQFIPRIQTQRSNLIGLTSGDGQTSRAANIVIQTEPSLASPSGSEGRFGAEPETRKRHLLGSGEGPLAKKPWMVDKPNFNSQHKAAFPKKNHYANTKLEVRRIPRDLNNITKLNEHFSKFGTIVNIQVVFGGDPEAALIQYTANEEARRAISSIEAVLNNRFIRVYWHRDSPPTAQEHGPSQSTGLGPQHPPPHKVINKQHSPGAYVLNKTHPKPHAASVTPAPAASDPLSPGTESLSAATPACNLQKGPCARMVLKPLPKAPGKAAKALEAHEVYKKKHEALKLQQDMRKKKQEMLEKQIECQKVLINRLEKNRGMRPEERANIMKTLKDLTEKISQLKNEISPTTPTVANAAPANAAPAKTKTDAQKELLDAELDLHKKLTSGEDTTDLKRRLGQLQVEAKRLGLLPVGRAKPTLTPTRGRGRGRGRSARGRGAGSHMVVDHRPRALAILGVTQEEKEELMPHFVKFGEIEELRDQDATSVVMTFKTRSEAENAANQGAKFKGRVLQISWYKPKTPSISTEPEEEESKEESTMEPVSPFLLPEEEEEDDDEDDENESRSWRR